GCACCCCGGACTTCTTCCTGGAAGTGGCCGCCCGCCTGGGTGAGCGGGTGGCGCGCACCGCCGAGTGGCAGGGCGAGGCGTGCACCTGGACCATCATGTCGCCCGACCGCGACAACCCCGCGCTGCGCGTGGCCAAGCCGGCCCAGGCGTCGGGGACCTTCTACGAGGGCACCTCGGGGATCGCCGTGTTCCTGGCGGAGCTGCACGCGGCCGCCGGGGGCGAGGAGCTGGCCCGCGCGGCGCTGGGGGGCACCCGCTTCGCGCTCGCCGAGGGGGCCGGCCTGCCGGGGGCCTCGTTCGGGCTGCACGGGGGGCGGGTGGGGATCGCCTACGGGGCGGCCGTGGTGGGGCGCATCCTGGGGCGCCCCGAGCTGCTGGACGAGGCCGGGGCGCTGCTCGCTCCGCTGGAGGGGCTCGAGCGGCAGGACCGGGGGATGGACGTGATCGCGGGGGGCGGCGGCGCCATCCCGCCGCTGCTCCGGCTGGCCGCGTGGCTTCCCGACGGCGAGGTGGCGGAGCGGATCGCCCGGCGGCTGGGCGACACGCTGATGGCGTCGGCCGACCACGAGACGCACGGCTGGGGGTGGGGCACCATGCGCGGTTCGGCGGTGCGCCACCTGTGCGGCTACGCGCACGGCTCGGCGGGGATCGGGCACGGGCTGCTGGAGCTGTGGCACGCCACCGGGGACGGCAGGTACCTGTACGGCGCCGAGCAGGCGTTCCTCTACGAGCGGCAGTTCTTCAACCCCGAGACCAGCAACTGGCCCGACCTGCGCCACAACGAGCTGGGCGAGTTCCTGTACCAGAACCGCCAGCAGGAGCTGAAGGACCGCATCCTGGCCGGCGACCCGCTGGAGCCGCAGGGGATGCGCTACATGAGCGCCTGGTGCCACGGGGCGCCGGGGATCGGGCTCACCCGCCTGCGCGCCTGGGAGCTGCTGGGCGACCCGCTGTACCTGGACGAGGCGAAGGCGGCGGTCAGCGCCACGCTGGACTCGCTGCGCGACCCGCGCATGAACTACTCGCTCTGCCACGGCCGCGGCGGCAACGCCGAGACGCTGATCGAGGGCGCGCGCGTGCTGGACGACCCGGCGCTGATGGAGCGCTCGCGCGAGGTGGCGATGGAGGGGTGGGAGGAGTGGGAGAAGGAGGGGCGCCCCTGGCCGTGCGGCACCATGGGCTCGGTGGCCGACCCCGGGCTGCTCCTGGGCGAGGCGGGGATCGGCTACTTCCTGCTGCGGCTGGCCCGCCCCGAGACGCCGTCGGTGCTCTTCGTCACCGCGCCGGGGAAGGCGGCGGAGGACGACGGCGGCGCCGGCTACCGCGAGGCGCGCCGGCAGGCGGTGGACGAGCACTTCGGGCGCTCCCTGCGCGTGTTCGCGGCGCTGGGCGCCGACCCCGGCTTCGCGGAGCGCGGGCCGGGCGCGGCGCCGGTGCGCTCGGACGTGGAGGAGGCGCACGACGCGCTCTCCGCGCGGGTGGCGGCGGAGACCGACGCGGCGCGGCGCGAGCTGCTGGAGGACGCCTTCCGCCTGGAGCGCGAGCGCTACGAGCTCTCCCGCTCGCAGACGGACTTCACCGAGGAGTTCCTGGACTCCCTGGTGCGCGCCCCCGAGGGCGAGGTGCGCTGGCCGGAGGCCCGCATCGGGCTCTCGCCGCGCGCGCGGGTGGTGCACGCGCTGCACGACTGGGACGCCTGGCTGGAGCGGGAGGACCACGAGGAGGGCGCGGCGCCCGACCCCGAGGACACCTTCCACCTGCTGCAGGCCGCGGGCGCGAAGGTGTCCGCGCGGCGGCTGAGCCCCTTCGCCGCGCTGGTGCTGCAGAGCGTGA
This window of the Longimicrobium sp. genome carries:
- a CDS encoding lanthionine synthetase LanC family protein, with amino-acid sequence MERSPHIPVAEPGTPDFFLEVAARLGERVARTAEWQGEACTWTIMSPDRDNPALRVAKPAQASGTFYEGTSGIAVFLAELHAAAGGEELARAALGGTRFALAEGAGLPGASFGLHGGRVGIAYGAAVVGRILGRPELLDEAGALLAPLEGLERQDRGMDVIAGGGGAIPPLLRLAAWLPDGEVAERIARRLGDTLMASADHETHGWGWGTMRGSAVRHLCGYAHGSAGIGHGLLELWHATGDGRYLYGAEQAFLYERQFFNPETSNWPDLRHNELGEFLYQNRQQELKDRILAGDPLEPQGMRYMSAWCHGAPGIGLTRLRAWELLGDPLYLDEAKAAVSATLDSLRDPRMNYSLCHGRGGNAETLIEGARVLDDPALMERSREVAMEGWEEWEKEGRPWPCGTMGSVADPGLLLGEAGIGYFLLRLARPETPSVLFVTAPGKAAEDDGGAGYREARRQAVDEHFGRSLRVFAALGADPGFAERGPGAAPVRSDVEEAHDALSARVAAETDAARRELLEDAFRLERERYELSRSQTDFTEEFLDSLVRAPEGEVRWPEARIGLSPRARVVHALHDWDAWLEREDHEEGAAPDPEDTFHLLQAAGAKVSARRLSPFAALVLQSVTTPATVDEVVGQVEEAVSSPEGAPARDWLEDRVVEQLRQAYRAGFVSAESGVASAASA